One segment of Mycoplasma sp. E35C DNA contains the following:
- the gyrB gene encoding DNA topoisomerase (ATP-hydrolyzing) subunit B, with amino-acid sequence MSDEKKEGYSSENITILEGLEAVRKRPGMYIGSTDQKGLHHMIWEIIDNSVDEMMAGHGTTVRLKLSDDYLVEVEDDGRGIPIDIHEKTNKSTVETVLTILHAGGKFNSDSYSMSGGLHGVGASVVNALSSSFKVWVNREHNIHFMEFKDGGMPIEALKVIGTDDKKQGTRIQFVPDFSVMEQFEYDENVIASRMQQLAFLNKGIKFIFDDQRTGKKNKQEWLYEGGIKEYVEYLNTSKEPIIPQIIYGEQKTKVTLPKRNLEVTMLLEVAFQYTSGYFNSTYSFCNNIHTNQGGTHEEGFRNALYKIINRYALEKKFIKETDGKISREDIVEGLTAIISIKHSEPQYQGQTKDRLGNTEVREFTNTVVSEVLERFFLENPEEASIITSKAVSAMFSRKRSEAALESARKSPFESASLPGKLADCTTKDMEISELYIVEGDSAGGSAKSGRDRFYQAILPLRGKVLNVEKANHEKIFKNEEIRTLITAIGAGVSPEFSIEKVRYNKIIIMTDADVDGAHIRILLLTFFFRHMYPLIEQGHVYIAQPPLYRISHGKQNKYIYSDAQLEQWKKENPDARYELQRYKGLGEMDDIQLWETTMDPERRTLLKVSINDAAIADKTFSLLMGDEVSPRREFIEKNAKLVKNIDF; translated from the coding sequence ATGAGCGACGAAAAAAAAGAAGGATATAGCTCGGAAAATATTACGATACTTGAAGGTCTTGAAGCTGTAAGAAAAAGACCTGGTATGTATATCGGTTCTACTGACCAAAAAGGGTTACATCACATGATCTGAGAAATTATTGATAACTCAGTTGATGAAATGATGGCTGGTCATGGGACTACTGTAAGATTAAAACTAAGTGATGATTATTTAGTTGAAGTTGAAGATGATGGTCGTGGTATCCCGATTGATATTCATGAAAAGACTAACAAATCTACAGTAGAAACAGTTTTAACAATCCTACACGCAGGTGGTAAGTTCAATAGTGATTCTTACTCAATGTCAGGGGGGCTTCACGGGGTTGGTGCTTCAGTAGTAAACGCTCTAAGTTCTTCATTCAAAGTTTGGGTTAACCGTGAGCACAATATTCACTTCATGGAATTCAAAGATGGTGGAATGCCAATTGAAGCTTTGAAAGTGATTGGAACTGATGATAAAAAACAAGGAACAAGAATTCAATTTGTTCCTGATTTTAGTGTTATGGAGCAATTTGAATATGATGAAAATGTCATTGCTTCAAGAATGCAGCAACTAGCCTTCTTAAACAAAGGTATTAAGTTTATTTTTGATGACCAAAGAACTGGTAAGAAAAATAAACAAGAATGATTATATGAAGGTGGAATTAAGGAATATGTTGAATATTTAAACACTTCAAAAGAACCAATTATTCCCCAAATCATTTATGGTGAACAAAAAACCAAAGTAACACTTCCAAAGAGAAATCTAGAAGTGACAATGTTATTAGAAGTTGCTTTCCAATACACTAGTGGTTATTTCAACTCAACATATTCGTTCTGTAACAATATTCACACCAACCAAGGTGGAACTCACGAAGAAGGGTTTAGAAACGCTTTATATAAGATCATTAATCGTTATGCTCTTGAAAAGAAATTTATTAAAGAAACTGATGGTAAGATTTCAAGAGAAGACATCGTTGAAGGTCTAACAGCGATCATTTCAATCAAGCACTCAGAACCACAATACCAAGGTCAAACTAAAGATCGTTTAGGTAATACAGAAGTTCGTGAATTTACTAATACTGTAGTATCAGAAGTATTAGAAAGATTCTTTTTAGAAAACCCAGAAGAAGCTTCAATTATTACATCAAAAGCAGTATCTGCAATGTTTTCTAGAAAACGTTCAGAAGCTGCATTAGAGTCTGCTCGTAAATCTCCATTTGAATCAGCATCATTACCAGGTAAATTAGCTGACTGCACAACTAAGGATATGGAAATATCTGAACTATACATCGTCGAAGGGGACTCAGCTGGTGGTTCAGCCAAATCTGGTCGTGACCGTTTTTATCAAGCAATCTTACCACTTCGTGGAAAGGTTTTAAATGTTGAAAAAGCCAACCATGAAAAGATCTTTAAAAACGAAGAAATTAGAACATTAATTACAGCAATTGGTGCTGGGGTTAGTCCAGAATTTTCAATCGAAAAAGTTCGTTATAACAAGATTATCATCATGACCGATGCTGACGTAGACGGTGCTCATATTCGTATCTTGTTATTAACATTCTTCTTCAGACATATGTATCCATTGATTGAACAAGGTCATGTGTATATCGCTCAACCTCCGCTGTATCGTATCAGTCATGGTAAGCAAAATAAATACATTTATTCAGATGCTCAATTAGAGCAATGAAAAAAAGAAAACCCAGATGCTCGTTATGAATTACAACGATACAAAGGGCTTGGAGAAATGGATGATATTCAACTATGAGAAACAACCATGGATCCTGAACGCAGAACATTATTAAAAGTATCAATTAATGATGCTGCAATTGCTGATAAAACATTCTCATTACTAATGGGTGATGAAGTTTCACCACGTCGAGAATTTATCGAAAAGAATGCTAAGTTAGTTAAAAATATTGACTTCTAA
- a CDS encoding J domain-containing protein, translated as MTLYELLEVSENATLSEIKASYKKLAKKYHPDVNKDGHDKFVQINNAYSILSDEEQRLKYDLMLQNENSKTFEFYSDGMTYEYSGAEIWHENFTKNVSLTQQWDFNPSNYYYDDYYKFKKFENISIDGLGAFLDYDISCAFFELDNSFSLPNNLVTRLMQRSDVVKYDISKNELIDYLKYRYDFSSWLALKKYFNIEAILEVSQEEIDTQKVINIPIKIKVINRNRSFEIWHEELRNYAFMIPQNTKTGDVSEFFGKGNVALGWQGDLIIHFKVVKKVEKRLKIFSSILNNEKVSLWFLVPSETNKNPNTKIFNYKTYQFNN; from the coding sequence ATGACACTATACGAATTGTTGGAAGTTAGTGAAAACGCAACATTAAGTGAAATTAAAGCTTCATATAAAAAGTTGGCTAAGAAATACCATCCAGACGTTAATAAAGATGGTCATGACAAATTCGTTCAAATCAACAACGCTTATTCAATTCTTTCAGACGAAGAACAACGCTTAAAATACGATTTAATGCTTCAAAATGAAAACTCTAAAACTTTTGAGTTTTATTCTGATGGAATGACTTATGAATATTCAGGGGCTGAGATTTGACATGAAAACTTTACTAAAAATGTAAGCTTAACTCAGCAATGAGACTTTAATCCATCAAATTATTACTACGACGATTATTACAAATTTAAGAAGTTTGAAAATATCTCAATTGATGGATTAGGAGCATTTTTAGATTACGATATTTCTTGTGCTTTTTTTGAACTAGATAATAGCTTTAGTTTGCCTAATAATTTAGTAACCAGATTGATGCAACGAAGTGATGTTGTTAAGTATGATATTTCTAAAAACGAATTAATTGACTACTTAAAATATCGTTATGATTTTTCTTCATGATTGGCACTTAAAAAATATTTCAACATTGAAGCAATCCTAGAAGTAAGCCAAGAAGAAATTGATACACAAAAAGTTATTAATATTCCGATCAAGATCAAAGTTATCAATCGAAATCGTAGCTTTGAAATCTGACATGAAGAATTAAGAAACTATGCTTTCATGATTCCTCAAAATACCAAAACTGGCGATGTTTCAGAGTTCTTTGGTAAAGGTAATGTTGCGCTAGGTTGACAGGGTGATTTAATCATTCATTTTAAAGTTGTTAAAAAGGTAGAAAAACGCTTAAAAATCTTTTCAAGTATTCTGAACAATGAAAAGGTTAGTTTGTGGTTTTTAGTACCAAGCGAAACAAACAAAAATCCTAACACCAAAATCTTTAATTATAAGACTTACCAGTTCAATAATTAA
- a CDS encoding DNA polymerase III subunit beta, with protein sequence MKFFTNKNSFLEAIKFSSNFSSENNLDFVLKNLLIKVDNEGCKIYSSNGQVSSIYRIKDDIDVEEDGEFIVNAKKLTTIVQSIISENITFMKVDNLLVIKAGKMQTSLNLEEGVMYPDIEIDDSNFSVVDVNSFLFAKSIKKVIHSTSIQTVKNSISSSINFQKEAGDKNIWITGSDAIKLSSCYYEVGETEDALDTKFNFSINASSLSYVASFLKEKDQLLLKINSKSDKVVLTNDRFTLYLRVENEPFPEFQKILNINEIACSFVVDRELLINNLHSLTGVLSLSDQGKNNADANFEILKNSLKISSNSIEIASYNSEMDINEFEGENKDINLNPFYLQEHIKSFEAKDIVFELLIQSAISGCILKVFEKNNEKFKLKFIQVLAPSSTN encoded by the coding sequence ATGAAATTTTTTACAAACAAAAATTCTTTTTTAGAAGCAATTAAATTCTCAAGTAACTTCTCATCAGAGAACAATTTAGATTTCGTGCTTAAGAATTTACTGATCAAAGTAGATAACGAAGGTTGCAAGATTTATTCTAGTAATGGCCAGGTGTCTTCGATTTACAGAATCAAAGACGACATTGATGTTGAAGAAGATGGCGAGTTCATTGTTAATGCTAAAAAACTAACAACAATCGTTCAATCAATTATTTCTGAAAACATTACCTTCATGAAAGTTGATAATCTGTTAGTTATTAAAGCTGGCAAGATGCAAACTTCATTAAACCTAGAAGAAGGGGTTATGTATCCTGATATTGAAATTGATGATAGTAATTTCAGTGTAGTTGATGTGAATAGCTTCTTATTTGCTAAAAGTATTAAAAAAGTGATTCACTCAACTTCAATCCAAACTGTTAAAAATTCAATTAGTTCTTCTATTAACTTTCAAAAAGAAGCTGGTGACAAGAATATTTGAATAACAGGATCTGATGCAATCAAATTATCAAGCTGTTATTACGAAGTTGGTGAAACAGAAGATGCATTAGATACTAAATTTAATTTTTCTATTAATGCTTCATCACTTTCTTATGTGGCTTCATTCTTGAAAGAAAAAGATCAATTGCTTTTAAAGATTAATAGCAAAAGTGATAAGGTTGTTTTAACCAACGATAGATTCACTCTTTATCTAAGAGTTGAAAATGAACCATTCCCAGAGTTCCAAAAAATTCTTAACATCAATGAGATTGCTTGTAGCTTTGTAGTTGATCGAGAATTGTTGATTAACAATCTTCATTCACTAACAGGTGTGCTTTCATTATCTGATCAAGGTAAGAACAATGCTGATGCTAATTTTGAAATTTTAAAGAACTCATTAAAGATTAGCAGTAACTCAATTGAAATTGCTTCATATAATTCAGAAATGGATATTAATGAATTTGAGGGTGAAAACAAAGACATTAACCTTAATCCGTTTTATCTTCAAGAACATATTAAATCTTTTGAAGCTAAGGACATTGTTTTTGAACTTTTAATTCAATCTGCTATTTCAGGTTGTATTCTTAAAGTCTTTGAAAAAAATAATGAAAAATTTAAACTTAAGTTTATACAGGTTTTAGCACCTTCATCAACAAACTAG